The segment TGAAGCTCTTCTGAAGAGCCTATAGTCGCTTTAGTTAGTATTTTACAGGGGTTGCCCGCCGCAACGACAGGCGCAGTGCCTTCATGCGAAGGGCTACAAGCTCGCTGTCACTGGCATTGTGAAGTTCCCCCGCCAGCATTTTTTCTCTTTCTGTGGCCATGTCCGTATATTAGTTAAAATGGCCGTGGCTAAAACGATAACTACAATAAAATGAAAGAAAAATTATGCTGTGTTGAATATGCCCTTATAAAACTTAAAAATAAAGGAGTAATTCAACACAGTACGAAATAGACAAGGTTAATATACTTGTTTTAATTATGGTAGATGAAGCTTAGAGGAATCCGGATTGATAAGCGTCATCGTCCCTGCGTACAACGAGGAGAAGAGGATAAAGACGACCCTCGAGGATTACAGCGAGGGTCTGAAGGCCGCGGGCAGGGAGTTCGAGCTGATCGTCGTCTGCGACGGGAACGATCGCACCGCCGCGCTGGCCGGGCCATACGGGAAGGTGCTGGAGTTCGGCCACCGCCTGGGAAAGGGCGGCGCCGTGCTGGAGGGCTTCAAGGCAGCCCGTGGCGATATCGTAGGCTTCACCGACGCCGACAACTCGCTCAAGGTCGACCAGTTTTTACGCTTACTGGACGAGATGGACAGGACGGGAGCGGGATGCGTCATCGCCGACCGCAAGTCCAGAGAATCCGTGATTATGGAGGGCCAGTATCTTTTCCGGCGGTTCGCCAGCGAGGTGTTTAATTTTATGTTGTCCCGCGTCATCTTCGGCCTGAAGATCCGGGACTCCCAGTGCGGGGGCAAGGTCTTCAAGAAGGAGTACATCGATCAGGTGGCGCCATTAATGGAATGCCGGGGCTTCGAGTTCGACGTGGAACTGCTATGGAGACTGAAGAATGCAGGCTGCGAAATAAAAGAGGTGCCCGTCGTATGGAAGGACGACAAGGGGAGCACTTTTAGCTTCAAGTACGTGCCCTCGATGTTCTTTAATTTAATGAAGGTCAGGCTGGAATTAAAGTGATAGTATCGAATCCGCCTTGCCAAGGGCAGATATGATTGCAATATGTTTATTAACCCCATGATACTATTTTTAATATCACAATTGCCGGGGTTAGCGTTTTGGAGCGATGGGGCATATTCGGGTTCGGCCATTATCTCAGCGATATAGCCGATATCATCCATGCCAGGCAGGACAGGATCTGCGCCATCATCAACAATATTAATCCAACCGAAAAGCAGTGGGAAGACCTCAAACGGAGAATAGCGCTATTTGGCTATGACGTCCCGGTCATTGAGATTTCGGACTTTAAGCCCCGGCCGGATGAAAAATATTTTTACGGGTTCTTCGACGGCAGGGACCAGGTCCTGGCCGACTTCAAGCGTAACTATGGGATCATGTTCTCGCCCCTCGTGCATCCTGCGGCGTATTTGGGCTCCAATGTCCGCTACGGCGAAGGCGCCCTAATTTCCCCCCATGCAGTTATAGGCCCCAACAGCCGGATAGGGAATTTCACGCGGGTCAACCGGGCCTCGACGATCGGCCATGATACGGAGATCGGCGACTTTTCAGACGTGGCCCCGGGAGCCGCTATAGCGGGCCGTGTCTGGATAGGGAACAGGACGATGATCGGCATAGGCTCTACGGTCATCGATGGGATACACATCGGTTCCAACTCGGTGGTTGGCGCGGGGTCGGTCGTCGTCAAGGATGTGCCGGACAACGTGGTCGTTGTCGGCGTACCGGCAAAGATATTGAGGAAAAATGAATAGAGTATAGCTGTCGTGTAGAGGGGAAAAATGGTATACATCAATGGACAACCAGCCGGGAAATTGATCATACAGCTAGCGCCGACCGGCATGATCCCTTCGCGTGGTGACACGCCTAACGTGCCCATTACTCCCGAAGAGATCGCGAAAGATACGAATGAGGCATATCGTCTGGGCGCCTCGGTAGTCCATTTGCACGCGAGGGATGGCGAAGGCCGCCCCACCTACCTTAAAGAGGTTTATGGTAATATTATTTCACTGATAAGAGAAAAGTGCCCCAACATCATCATCTGCGTGTCGACGAGCGGAAGGATGGACATGGATATCGGCCATCGGTCTGAGGTCCTGAGCCTCCGGCCTGACATGGCCAGCCTGATGATGGGGCACGTGAACTTTTCTATTAACCCTAGCATCAACACAATGGATACGATCCGGCGGCTGGCATGCGCTATGAACGACAGGGGAATAAAGCCGGAGCTCGAGATATTCGAGCCGGGGTTCATCAATACGGCAAAATACCTCGCCAGGAAAGGCTATTTGAAAACGCCATTACACTTCAATCTTTTATTAGGTTCCCTCGGGGACATGCCGGCAGATTTCCGGGACCTTGCCTACCTGGTCGAATCCTTGCCGCCCGGCAGCACCTGGTCCGCAGCCGGTATTGGCAGGTTCCAGACACAGATCACGGCCGCCGCCATATTGATGGGCGGCCACGTGAGGACCGGCATCGAGGACTCCATATACTATAATTACGAGACCAGAGAGCTCGCGACGAATAAAGGCCTGGTCGAGAGGGCGGTCAGGATGGCCCACGAACTAGGAAGGGATATCGCTACGCCTGCAGAGGCGCGGGAAATACTGGGCCTCGAGCGAAAGGCACAAAAATAGACTGTTGAGACATCGAGTTGAGGGAAAAATGATCGTCCCATATAACCGGCCATATATCGCGGGTAACGAGCTTCGATACATCAGCGAACTGCTCCATTCCGGTAATACTATCGCAGGGGATGGCCATTATACAAAAAAGGTCAACGAATTCATCGAAACGACTTTTAGCGCGAAAAAAGCATTAATGACCACGTCTTGTACGGGCGCCCTGGAACTGGCGACATACTTACTTAGACTTAAGAAAAAGGACGAGGTCATACTGCCTTCGTTCACGTTCGTATCGACGGCAAATCCCGTATTGCTCGCCGGGGCAAAAATCGTCTTCGCGGAGATCGACGAGAGCACTATGAACATCGACCCCGACGATATCCGGCGCAAGATCACACCAAATACCAGGGCAATTTACCCCGTTCATTATGGCGGCGTCGCCTGCAAAATGGACGAGATCACGGAGATCGCCCAGGAGCACGGGCTCGCCGTCGTCGAGGACTCCGCGCACGGCGTGAACGCCCGGTACAAAAACCGCTACCTCGGAACGCTGGGCGACTTCGGCTGCTATAGCTTCCACGAGACAAAGAACTATTCCTGCGGGGAGGGCGGCGCCCTGCTGATAAATACGGACGATAAAAAAATCATCGAGCGGGCGGAGGTCCTGAGAGAGAAAGGCACGGACAGGAGTAAGTTTTTCCGGGGCGAGGTCGATAAATACACCTGGGTCGACATCGGCTCCAGCTATCTGCCGAGCGATATTCTCGCCGCGTTCTTATACGCCCAGCTTGAAAGCCTGGACACGATCCAGCGTAAGAGGCTCAGGATCTATAACGCCTATAACAAGGCGCTCAAGCCGTACGAGAATAGCGGATCGCTGAGATTACCGATCGTGCCGGGCTACGCGCAGCATAACGCCCACCTGTATTACGTCTTATTCAATGATGCAAGCGCCCGTGACGCAGTCATGCAGCGGCTCAGGGCGCGCAGCATCCTCGCGATATTCCATTATCTGCCCCTCCACTCCTCGCCCATGGGGAAAAAGCTGGGGTATAAAGCGGGAGATCTGCCCGTGACCGAAAGCGTGAGCAAAAGATTATTACGGCTGCCAATGTACGCGGGCATGACGAATGAAGAGTTCGCGTATGTAATTTCAGCGCTCAGGGAAGCCATCGAAGAGGAAGTCGTGTAAAAATGCCAGAACACAGGATATCCATCGTCATACCGGTCTACAACTCGGAAAAGACTATCGGAGAGCTAGTCGGACAGCTCGAGCTGCAGCTTCGGCCAATGCTCGATATCGATATCATACTGGTGAACGATGGGAGTACGGACAGGAGTTTCCAGGTACTCGAGGGGCTTTCGAGAAAATACGATAACGTTCGCGCGCTGAACCTGTCCCGCAACTTCGGCCAGCATAACGCGACCATGGCGGGCCTCAACTATGCAAAAGGCGAGTACGCCGTCACGATGGACGACGACCTCCAGCATCCGGCGGCGGAAATATTCAAGCTCATCGCCGAGATCGATAAGGGCCATGACGTGGTTTACGGGGAATACCCGAAAAACGAGGGCTTCTTCAGGAACGCCGGGAGCATGGCCAATAGCCTGATGATGGAAATTATGATCGGCAAGCCCCGCGGGCTAAGGTTTTCCAGCTTCCGGATCATCCGGTCCTTTGTGGTAAAGGAAATGGTCAGGTACGATGCGCCATACCCCTATTTAGACGGGCTGATCCTGCGCATCACACGGAACATCGGCACGGTGAAAGTGGAGCACCGGGAGAGGGAAAACGGACGCTCCAATTATACGATAAAAAAGCTGCTGAGCCTCTGGATGAACGGGTTCTTGAACTTTTCCATACTTCCCCTGAGGCTCTTTGCCTATATCGGGATCGTCTTTGCCCTGGTAGGATTTTTATCAGCGGCCGTGATCATAGTGAGAGCTATATTCTTCCTGGTGCCTGTCCAGGGATGGGCGTCGCTGATCGTTTCGACCCTGATATTCTCGGGCGTACAACTGCTATCGCTCGGAATGATCGGCGAATACATCGGTCGTATATACCTGACGCAGAACAGGACCCCCCAGTATGTGATAAGAGAATCAATAGACCCGGGAGCTCGCGGCAAGGATGGCGCCCCATTAAAGGAAAATCCCATAGAAGTAAAGCGGATCTAGGCCCACTACAGGTTAAAGGCCGCCACGCCGAAGACGATCAGTACGATAGCAATGATCCTGTTTTTACTGAGAGGCTCGTGGAGAACGGCGACAGACAGTAAAGTGATCGCAACGTAATTCAAGGCCATAAAGGCGGAAAACACTTTGAGGTCGATGCCCATTAACGCCAGCACCGAAAGTATGGTCACAATAAACAATATCGCATAGCCAGAAAGCGTGTAAGGGTTAAGATACATTCCCAAAAAGCTTTGCTTATTATGCGACCCGAGCTTCAGGCATAGCTGGCCCATCCCGGTCAATAGAATGCATAATATCACCAGGATATAGGCGTTCATATGGCAGCACCGTCCTTTGCCAGGAAATATACCCCCGCGGAGATGGCCAGTAATCCCAGCACGTTCGCGGCCGTTATGCCCTCGTTAAAGAGCAGAAGCGACGCGAGCAGTATGATAAAGTTGACCAGGCTCATGAACGGATAGGCGAACGAGAGCTCATAGTTTTTCAACGCCATCTGCCAGACGACAGCCTGGAGCATGAGGCATACCATTTTCAGGACATAAAAAATATTCGTCAAGATCAGCACGATGCTGACGCCGGTGAGCGAGTTGGCCGCGTACTTATTAAAGATGGAGCTGAGCGCCTGGAACAATATGGCCAGGACGATGAAGATAAACGCATATTTGTTACGCTCGGCCATGGCACTACATCCATTTATGAAGCACGTATACCGGGTCCTTGAACTTAAAGCCGCACTCCGAATAGAGATTTAACGCCGGGATGTTGTTCAGCGACAGTACGGTCGAAAATCCCTTAAAGCCCTCGTCCTTTACGTGCTGGCACGTGGCAGCCAGAAGTTCCATGCCCAATCCATGGCCTTTCCGGCCCTCGTCCACGCCCATCAACGCCAGATATGCCTCATCCCCCGAGCCATGGACGATGGAGAAGCCCCTCACTACACCCTCATCGTCGAGATACAATACGTCGTCTCCCGAATTGAAGCTATTATCCACCCAGTAAGCGTATCTTTCGGACGCCTTTTCACCCGAGAACCCTTTATCCGCATGAAACCTGTCGTATACAAAAGTCCGACAGGCTATGCCCTTTATCGCCTCGATCGTATCCCCGGTCGCACCGGCCAGCGGGCTCCCCACGAGGTCACTATATCTGGCATCATGTCTCCGCAGGTCGCCGATATAAGGCTGGATCGTCTCTTCGATGAAGACATAACCGCCCTTCTGCAGCTTATAGAATATTTCCTTTTCTACCGCAGGGACCTTTACACATACCATCCTGCAATTTAAATCCTTCAGGCGGCGCTCAAAGGAAGATATCAAAATGTCGAATTTTTCCATATTGCTGATCTCTATGCCTGAGGCCTCGACGATAGTGAACCCGAATATTTGGGAATCCCATGGAACTAAACCATAGCGTATGGTATTGCCCTGCTCACTAAATTCCTGATCTACGATCTTCAAGGCCATAAGCTCACGATCATCGATGAAATTAACATACAGTTCCCGTTGATATTATAAATATTATGCCAACAGGGATTTATTGAATATTTACTTATTAAAGTACTCCAATCCGGCCATATGGGTTTCGGCGAAAGCTGTCTGGCAGTTGTCTTGTTCAACCAATAATTACCAGGCTGCCATTACTGATTTAAAAAAATATTGCGGTACCAAGGATTTATATATGTTTATTTTTAAACTCAGGCGATAATCGAAATAACAGCGTTTAACGGGTCGGAGCATGGATAGGGGTATAATAGGCCGATTTAAGCAAAATAGTACATCAATCCTGATTATCGTGATGTTACTTTGCACGATCATCTACTGCCTTACAGCGGCGCTTCCAAAACACGGCGATTTTTGGATATTGAACTACAAAGCGAAGGCTTTTTCGCTGTACGGCTTTGATTTTACCGGACAGGTCCCCGTTTATTATCCCAGCGCATTCTATATCCTGCAGGGAACCTGGATCGCCCTGGGCTCGCAGATCTTTGGCTATGATCTTCATTCCTGGACGACCAATTTTAGCCTCGTGCCCGCCTTTTTCCAGGTGTGGTGCACCATACCATTTCTGATCTGCTTACTTCTTATTGTGGCTATATCCTATTTCGGCCTGAAGAATAAATGGCTGGCCCTCCTGGCATTCGGGACGCTCTCCTTCGTCAGCGTGGCCGTGATGGGACAGCTCGAGGTCTTTTGTGTCGTTTTCATGCTGCTGTCGATGATCGTCTTCCTAAAAGCCATTAACGAAAAAGACGAGCTTCTCGCCCTATTAAGTATTTTACTACTTGGATTATCGGTCTCGTACGTGCCATTTGCCGCGTTCTTACTTCCGGTCTACCTGATCTTTTCAATACTGATCTTGAGAATTAAAAAATACGATCTGCTTAAGACGTCAGGTTACCTGATATTGTCGATTTTTCTTTTTATCATTTCCTTTATTGTTCTATGGCTAATACATCCGGCGTCGCTCCTGCAAATGTCGACGAACGGTGAGCCTGGCTGGCTTATAAATCTACAGCTCGGACCCGTTGACTTGCCCCCATATCATGTGCTCTCCATATGGCTGCTGGGTTATATCGTAATTCTATATGATTCATTTTATAACCTGATATATTACCCCGAAAAAATGCTTAACGATCGCCGGTACTTTATTTACTATAGCTTTGTCACATACGCGTGGTTTTTCATCGCCGTCTTTACGCATCCCCAGTGGTGGCTCATCTTATTGCCCTTGATTCTCCTGGTGCTCGATAATTTCAGGAACAGGCTCAATTACCTTTTTGCCTTCGCCCTGATGTCGCTCTTCATCTTTTTACCCATGATGTGGACCAATAACATCGATACGGTCCTTCAATATTATTTGCCCACTTTTGATATTACAGCAAATTACGCCATCGTATTATCCACGCTGATCGTGTCCGTATTGGTCGTATGGGCACTCCATGTTCGCAGGGAGTTACGAGACGATGTGCCGTCCGATGCCGCAGGCGAGAGGCCTCTGGCGGATATGGTATACCCGATATTGATCACGTTCGCGCCGTATGCAATATGTTTTTTTGTCGGCCTCGCAGCCGTGGCCACCATCGGGTGCGCAAGCATTGACTTCGCAGATAACTCGACGGCCGTGCCGGGCGGAGAGATCTATGGAAATACGACGATCAGCCAGGCCTTCACATCCTTGTATGATCACCTAAATTCCGTCGACGTGCTGATGCAGGGCAACGGGCGTGCCAGCTCTGATGAGGTCCTGTTCCACCTGAAAGAATCGCCGACATCCGGGGACATCGCAGTGGTCAGCGCGAATGCAGGGGATATACAGAACAATAAGTATCATAGCTTTAAATTCCAGCAGATCCCCGACTCCAAAGGTAAAACATATTACTTTTCGATCGAATCCACCCGGCAGGAACCAGGTAATGCAGTCGCGGTATTCGTTAATGCCTGGGGCGATCATCAGGGCGATATCGTCTTCAGGCTGCATTATAAGCCCGGTCTTCAAGAGACCCTGTCTTTTATAGGCAATAAGTATCCGATCGTATCATTATAGTATTTGATCGTATGCCGATTTTTTAAGCATTCTTTTACCTATGGGCTTTTATGCCAAATGTCAAGTCTTGATCGAGAAATCCTCTCGATCCAGCGTTAAGTTGGGGCTATAATAAGGATCCCCGGCGTCGATGACGCCGCCCCACCGGCCCCTCACCAGCTTAACCTCTTTTTCAAAGCGCTCGATCTTCTCGGGCGTATCCTCGTATCCCCGGCTGTACGACTCGTGGTGGTACAGGCTGGCGTATGGGGTATAAACGATGAGGTACCCCTTCCGCCTTATCTTAAGGCACAGGTCGACGTCATTGAAGGCGATGGAGAGGTTCTCGTCGAAGCCCCCGACCTCCTCGAAGACGTCCCTCCGGACCATCATGCAGGCGGCGGTCACGGCGCTGACGTCCTGGATGAGGTCCACGCGGCCGAAGTAGCCATGCTCGGGGCCGATATACCATTTATGCGAATGCCCGGCAACGCCTTTTTCAACGACGCCGCCCGTTAGGCCTAATATCACGCCCGCATGCTGGACCATGCCGTTAGGGTATAGCAGCTTGCATCCCACAGCGCCCACCTCTTTGCGCTGTGCGTGCTCCAGCATGGCCGATAGCCAGCCGGGGTCGATGACCTCCATATCGTTGTTTAAAAATAGCAGTACGTCCCCGCGGGCGGCCTTCGCGGCCATGTCGTTGATGGCGGAAAAATTGAAGGGATGGTCGTATTCAAGGACTCGGGCGATATTCTTCTCCCGGAGCTCCTCAAAATATCCATACGTTTCTTTATCTTTACTATCGTTGTTCACTACGATGATCTCGAAATTTTTATAATCGGTCTTTCCGATTATGCTGTCTATGCATCGCCTCAACACATCCACATTATCCCTTGTTGGTATGATGACGCTGACCAGGGGAGAATACAATATCTTGCGCTTAACTCGATATGAGGTCGGCCAGGCGCCCTCCTCGACTACTGCATCTATGCCGTTCCTTCTAAGGTAATCCGTGATCGCCTTTTCCCCTGCCGTATGCGCATATCCTTTTTTATCCAGGTCAGTGGCAGTAGAGCCGGGAGTCGTCCTCCAGTGATACAGGACCTTGGGCACGTGGCATATTTTGCCTGCTTTTTCTATGATACGCAAAGTAAGGTCATAGTCCTGGCTTCCCTCGAAGCCTTCGCGGAATCCGCCGATCTCGTCCACGAGCTTTTTCCTGTAGACTCCGACGTGGCAGGTGTACATGTACGATAAAAAGGTATCCTGGGACCAGTCGGGCTTGAA is part of the Methanocella sp. genome and harbors:
- a CDS encoding DapH/DapD/GlmU-related protein — encoded protein: MERWGIFGFGHYLSDIADIIHARQDRICAIINNINPTEKQWEDLKRRIALFGYDVPVIEISDFKPRPDEKYFYGFFDGRDQVLADFKRNYGIMFSPLVHPAAYLGSNVRYGEGALISPHAVIGPNSRIGNFTRVNRASTIGHDTEIGDFSDVAPGAAIAGRVWIGNRTMIGIGSTVIDGIHIGSNSVVGAGSVVVKDVPDNVVVVGVPAKILRKNE
- the rffA gene encoding dTDP-4-amino-4,6-dideoxygalactose transaminase, with translation MIVPYNRPYIAGNELRYISELLHSGNTIAGDGHYTKKVNEFIETTFSAKKALMTTSCTGALELATYLLRLKKKDEVILPSFTFVSTANPVLLAGAKIVFAEIDESTMNIDPDDIRRKITPNTRAIYPVHYGGVACKMDEITEIAQEHGLAVVEDSAHGVNARYKNRYLGTLGDFGCYSFHETKNYSCGEGGALLINTDDKKIIERAEVLREKGTDRSKFFRGEVDKYTWVDIGSSYLPSDILAAFLYAQLESLDTIQRKRLRIYNAYNKALKPYENSGSLRLPIVPGYAQHNAHLYYVLFNDASARDAVMQRLRARSILAIFHYLPLHSSPMGKKLGYKAGDLPVTESVSKRLLRLPMYAGMTNEEFAYVISALREAIEEEVV
- a CDS encoding 3-keto-5-aminohexanoate cleavage protein, translating into MIIQLAPTGMIPSRGDTPNVPITPEEIAKDTNEAYRLGASVVHLHARDGEGRPTYLKEVYGNIISLIREKCPNIIICVSTSGRMDMDIGHRSEVLSLRPDMASLMMGHVNFSINPSINTMDTIRRLACAMNDRGIKPELEIFEPGFINTAKYLARKGYLKTPLHFNLLLGSLGDMPADFRDLAYLVESLPPGSTWSAAGIGRFQTQITAAAILMGGHVRTGIEDSIYYNYETRELATNKGLVERAVRMAHELGRDIATPAEAREILGLERKAQK
- a CDS encoding GNAT family N-acetyltransferase, which encodes MKIVDQEFSEQGNTIRYGLVPWDSQIFGFTIVEASGIEISNMEKFDILISSFERRLKDLNCRMVCVKVPAVEKEIFYKLQKGGYVFIEETIQPYIGDLRRHDARYSDLVGSPLAGATGDTIEAIKGIACRTFVYDRFHADKGFSGEKASERYAYWVDNSFNSGDDVLYLDDEGVVRGFSIVHGSGDEAYLALMGVDEGRKGHGLGMELLAATCQHVKDEGFKGFSTVLSLNNIPALNLYSECGFKFKDPVYVLHKWM
- a CDS encoding glycosyltransferase family 2 protein, with translation MSDKKARARFGLSVFSYTPGARVKKFQNLSIIGLDIIKKHGIRAFLGKFKGWLFKRSVDTSRVPLLDIPITSGSRYSVEKSLAGRFLFPADNLFEVRLYTLGRDDNCSATLLIRDGAGHLLRETSLDSPSIKENGYTSFNFAPIKGSRGKTFNFKLMVRDGKLAVSYDRSYISERLELLYDDTSLKGAIGFQAFGNAGRKTLYDIWILKNEPVASELERHRDVSKSFNYRPKVSVVTPVYNPEVAWIKAAVESVLAQTYDNWELCLADASTKGDVKECLRSYASEDSRIKVRFLENNLGIAANSNEALSLATGEYVALLDHDDELSPDALYEIVKLLQDHPDADMIYSDEDKIDIGGNRSSPFFKPDWSQDTFLSYMYTCHVGVYRKKLVDEIGGFREGFEGSQDYDLTLRIIEKAGKICHVPKVLYHWRTTPGSTATDLDKKGYAHTAGEKAITDYLRRNGIDAVVEEGAWPTSYRVKRKILYSPLVSVIIPTRDNVDVLRRCIDSIIGKTDYKNFEIIVVNNDSKDKETYGYFEELREKNIARVLEYDHPFNFSAINDMAAKAARGDVLLFLNNDMEVIDPGWLSAMLEHAQRKEVGAVGCKLLYPNGMVQHAGVILGLTGGVVEKGVAGHSHKWYIGPEHGYFGRVDLIQDVSAVTAACMMVRRDVFEEVGGFDENLSIAFNDVDLCLKIRRKGYLIVYTPYASLYHHESYSRGYEDTPEKIERFEKEVKLVRGRWGGVIDAGDPYYSPNLTLDREDFSIKT
- a CDS encoding glycosyltransferase, with amino-acid sequence MISVIVPAYNEEKRIKTTLEDYSEGLKAAGREFELIVVCDGNDRTAALAGPYGKVLEFGHRLGKGGAVLEGFKAARGDIVGFTDADNSLKVDQFLRLLDEMDRTGAGCVIADRKSRESVIMEGQYLFRRFASEVFNFMLSRVIFGLKIRDSQCGGKVFKKEYIDQVAPLMECRGFEFDVELLWRLKNAGCEIKEVPVVWKDDKGSTFSFKYVPSMFFNLMKVRLELK
- a CDS encoding glycosyltransferase family 2 protein, whose amino-acid sequence is MPEHRISIVIPVYNSEKTIGELVGQLELQLRPMLDIDIILVNDGSTDRSFQVLEGLSRKYDNVRALNLSRNFGQHNATMAGLNYAKGEYAVTMDDDLQHPAAEIFKLIAEIDKGHDVVYGEYPKNEGFFRNAGSMANSLMMEIMIGKPRGLRFSSFRIIRSFVVKEMVRYDAPYPYLDGLILRITRNIGTVKVEHRERENGRSNYTIKKLLSLWMNGFLNFSILPLRLFAYIGIVFALVGFLSAAVIIVRAIFFLVPVQGWASLIVSTLIFSGVQLLSLGMIGEYIGRIYLTQNRTPQYVIRESIDPGARGKDGAPLKENPIEVKRI